One genomic segment of Hippoglossus hippoglossus isolate fHipHip1 chromosome 22, fHipHip1.pri, whole genome shotgun sequence includes these proteins:
- the selenon gene encoding selenoprotein N yields MAADVDNRAPEDEGGSPPRNRRRSAGSGSWVHRALWTLLVLGAVPLLALGIKCYQDAQLVKRHEESVRVLGAEGLFLFASLDTDHDLYLSPEEFKPIAEKLTGISAPVDFEEEVIHDPSGETLTLEAKMQPLLLDSMTKSKDGFLGVSHSSLSGLRSWKSPAVPSSSYSASQFRVFLPPKNKAEVGDTWWVMPSELNIFTGYLPNNRYHPPTPKGKEVLIHSLLSMFHPRPFIKSRFAPQGAVACIRASNDYYYDIVIRIHAEFQLNDVPDFPFWFTPGQFTGNIVLSKDASHVRHFHLYVPNHRSLNVDMEWLYGASESSNMEVDIGYLPQLELQSTGPSTPSIIMDEEGNVIDSRDGSSEPIQFVFEDIHWTSEISQQEATRRLEVTLYPFKRVSYLPFSEAFERAQAERKLVHSILLWGALDDQSCUGSGRTLRETVLESSPVLALLNQSFISSWSLVKELESLQADEQNSVLSEKARLHLEKYNFPVEMMVALPNGTIVHHINANFFLDQTAMKPEEEGATFSFSSGFEDPSTSTYISFLKEGLEKAKEYLAQ; encoded by the exons ATGGCGGCGGACGTGGATAACAGAGCCCCCGAGGATGAGGGAGGAAGTCCGCCGCGGAACAGGCGCCGGAGCGCGGGCTCAGGGTCGTGGGTGCACCGGGCGTTGTGGACGCTGCTGGTGCTCGGCGCCGTTCCTCTGCTCGCTTTGGGGATCAAGTGCTACCAGGACGCTCAGCTCGTCAAACGTCAT GAGGAGAGTGTTCGAGTTCTAGGTGCCGAGGGGCTCTTTCTCTTCGCTTCCCTGGACACCGACCACGACCTCTATCTCAGCCCGGAGGAGTTTAAACCAATTGCTGAGAAACTCACAG GGATCTCAGCCCCTGTGGATTTTGAGGAGGAGGTGATCCATGATCCCAGCGGAGAGACTTTGACGTTGGAGGCCAAAATGCAGCCACTGCTGCTCGACTCTATGACGAAAAGCAAGGATGGTTTTCTCGGG GTTTCTCACAGCTCTCTGAGTGGGCTGCGCTCTTGGAAAAGCCCAGCAGTGCCTTCTTCTTCATACTCCGCCAGCCAGTTCAGAGTCTTCCTGCCCCCAAAGAACAAGGCTGAAGTGGGAGACACGTGGTGGGTGATGCCCAGTGAGCTCAACATCTTTACTGGATACCTGCCCAACAATCGCTACCACCCTCCCACACCAAAAGGGAAAGAG GTTCTCATCCACTCCCTGCTGAGTATGTTCCACCCTCGGCCCTTCATCAAATCACGTTTCGCTCCTCAGGGCGCAGTCGCCTGCATCCGTGCCAGCAACGACTATTACTATGACATTGTTATCAG GATTCATGCAGAGTTCCAGCTCAACGATGTTCCTGACTTTCCCTTCTGGTTCACCCCCGGCCAGTTCACTGGTAACATCGTCCTCTCTAAAGACGCATCTCATGTCCGACACTTCCACCTCTACGTCCCTAACCACAG GTCTCTGAATGTGGACATGGAGTGGCTGTACGGGGCCAGCGAGAGCAGCAACATGGAGGTGGACATTGGATACCTCCCGCAG TTAGAGCTGCAGTCCACGGGCCCCTCCACTCCCTCCATCATCATGGACGAGGAGGGCAACGTCATAGACAGTCGGGACGGCAGCTCCGAACCCATCCAGTTTGTCTTCGAAGACATCCACTGGACCTCAGAGATCAGTCAGCAAGAAGCCACTCGGCGTCTGGAGGTCACCCTCTACCCCTTTAAGAGG GTGTCCTACCTGCCTTTTTCCGAGGCCTTCGAGCGAGCccaagcagagaggaagctggtGCATTCCATTCTGCTTTGGGGAGCTTTAGACGACCAGTCCTGCTGAG GTTCGGGGCGGACTCTCCGGGAGACAGTCCTGGAAAGTTCGCCCGTCCTGGCCCTGCTCAACCAGAGCTTCATCAGCAGCTGGTCTCTGGTCAAAGAGCTGGAGAGCCTGCAG GCTGATGAGCAGAACTCTGTGCTGAGTGAAAAGGCTCGATTACATCTGGAGAAGTACAACTTCCCTGTGGAGATGATGGTGGCGCTGCCCAATGGAACCATT GTCCACCACATCAACGCCAACTTCTTCCTGGACCAGACGGCCATGAagccagaggag